A window from Mesorhizobium sp. WSM2240 encodes these proteins:
- a CDS encoding ATP-binding protein, with protein MFVEREKSAGEATSQERRDAAQNDARILGHVVQCDGARATISAFADTGEGAVTGLWTVGKMISINLGSSRTVGLVYAIGKADGTWHSHEQNAIEVSVELIGEVRDSVAPAKPVFDRGITTYPHIGAVAHRIRNRDLQAVYDLAGRHSVTIGTLSQDETIDACIAIDDTLARHFAVVGTTGVGKSTAVSLLLRKSIEARPDLRVLILDPHNEFAAALPDNSVKVDTSTLDLPFWLFRLEEFAEVLFRGREIVPEELDVLRDLIPAAKNLYRNPGAGSFVRRGGDSMTADTPVPYRIADLIKQIDERMGRLESKDYRPTYRSLKTRIESAINDPRYRFMFASRLIEDTLHQTIGNIFRIPHGGRPITCFEMAGMPSEVVNSVCSVLARLAFDLALWSEGKLKLLVLCEEAHRYMPSDPRLGFAPTRHALSRIAKEGRKYGCYLGVVTQRPGELDPTILSQCSTVFAMRLANEQDQAIIRSAIADSSASTLSFLSSMGQREAIAFGEGVATTMRLKFERLASNLIPGAGKRHATDAPVGNGENVDLVSIVERLRNVPKPQQNLGFAEPVDMQRQAGDSGYRKPVIEAAPPPAPEDLDVSFGLKPTTFGLRPRSD; from the coding sequence ATGTTCGTAGAGCGGGAAAAATCCGCCGGTGAAGCAACGTCGCAGGAACGCCGCGACGCCGCGCAGAACGATGCGCGAATTCTCGGCCATGTCGTGCAGTGCGATGGCGCGCGCGCCACCATCAGCGCGTTCGCCGATACCGGCGAAGGCGCGGTGACGGGCTTGTGGACCGTCGGCAAGATGATCTCGATCAATCTTGGCTCCTCGCGCACGGTCGGCCTCGTCTACGCCATCGGCAAGGCCGACGGTACCTGGCACAGCCACGAACAGAACGCCATCGAGGTTAGCGTCGAGCTGATCGGCGAGGTCCGCGACAGCGTCGCGCCGGCCAAACCGGTCTTCGATCGCGGCATTACCACCTATCCCCATATCGGCGCGGTCGCGCACCGCATCCGCAACCGCGACCTTCAGGCGGTCTACGATCTGGCGGGACGCCATTCGGTGACCATCGGGACGCTGTCGCAGGACGAGACGATCGACGCCTGCATCGCCATCGACGACACGTTGGCCCGCCACTTCGCCGTGGTCGGCACCACGGGCGTCGGCAAGTCGACTGCCGTATCGTTGCTGCTGCGCAAATCGATCGAGGCGAGGCCGGATCTCAGGGTCCTCATCCTGGACCCGCACAACGAGTTCGCCGCCGCCCTGCCCGACAATAGCGTCAAGGTCGACACCTCGACGCTCGACCTGCCCTTCTGGCTTTTCCGGCTGGAGGAATTCGCCGAGGTGCTGTTTCGCGGCCGCGAGATCGTGCCGGAGGAATTGGACGTGCTGCGCGACCTGATCCCCGCCGCCAAGAACCTCTACCGCAATCCGGGCGCCGGAAGCTTCGTCCGCCGCGGCGGCGATTCGATGACCGCCGACACGCCGGTTCCCTACAGGATCGCCGACCTCATCAAGCAGATCGACGAGCGCATGGGTCGGCTCGAGAGCAAGGACTACCGTCCCACTTACCGTTCGCTCAAGACGCGCATCGAATCGGCCATCAACGACCCGCGCTACCGCTTCATGTTCGCCTCGCGGCTCATCGAGGACACGCTGCACCAGACCATCGGCAACATCTTCCGCATTCCGCATGGCGGCCGGCCTATCACCTGTTTCGAAATGGCCGGCATGCCGTCTGAAGTGGTCAATTCGGTCTGTTCGGTGCTGGCCCGGCTGGCCTTCGATCTGGCGCTGTGGAGCGAAGGCAAGCTAAAGCTTCTGGTGCTGTGCGAGGAAGCGCATCGCTACATGCCTTCCGATCCGCGGCTCGGCTTCGCGCCTACCCGGCACGCTCTGTCACGCATCGCCAAGGAAGGCCGCAAATATGGCTGCTATCTCGGCGTCGTCACCCAGCGGCCGGGCGAACTCGACCCAACCATCCTGTCGCAATGCTCGACCGTGTTCGCCATGCGGCTTGCCAACGAACAGGATCAGGCGATCATCCGTTCCGCTATAGCCGACTCGTCGGCTTCCACCCTGTCGTTCCTCTCCTCGATGGGACAGCGCGAGGCCATCGCCTTCGGCGAAGGCGTGGCGACGACCATGCGGCTGAAATTCGAGCGACTTGCCTCGAACCTCATACCCGGCGCAGGCAAGCGCCACGCGACGGACGCACCGGTCGGCAATGGCGAGAATGTCGATCTGGTCTCCATCGTAGAGCGTCTGAGAAATGTGCCGAAGCCGCAGCAGAATCTCGGGTTCGCCGAACCCGTGGACATGCAGCGCCAGGCCGGCGATTCCGGCTATCGCAAACCGGTAATCGAGGCCGCGCCGCCGCCCGCTCCCGAGGATCTCGACGTCAGCTTCGGCCTGAAGCCCACCACATTCGGCCTGCGCCCGCGGTCGGACTAA
- the ilvN gene encoding acetolactate synthase small subunit — protein sequence MSAHLQPTGSAYFIAKETEKPEIHTLSVLVDNEPGVLARVIGLFSGRGYNIESLTVSETEHEKHLSRITIVTRGTPHVLEQIKHQLERIVPVHRVVDLSVRAAELGQDKPLARELALVKVSGTGDHRVEALRLAEAFRANVIDANTEHFIFEITGKVSKIEQFIAIMQPLGLVEVCRTGVAAMNRGPQGM from the coding sequence ATGAGCGCCCACCTTCAACCGACCGGCTCCGCCTACTTCATCGCCAAGGAGACGGAAAAGCCCGAAATCCACACGCTGTCGGTGCTGGTCGACAATGAGCCGGGCGTGTTGGCTCGGGTCATCGGCCTGTTTTCAGGCCGGGGCTACAACATCGAAAGCCTGACGGTTTCGGAAACCGAGCACGAGAAGCACCTGTCGCGCATCACCATCGTGACACGCGGCACTCCGCATGTGCTGGAGCAGATCAAGCATCAGCTGGAGCGGATCGTGCCTGTGCACCGCGTGGTCGACCTGTCGGTGCGCGCCGCGGAACTCGGCCAGGACAAGCCACTGGCGCGCGAACTGGCGCTGGTCAAGGTTTCGGGCACGGGTGATCACCGGGTGGAGGCGCTTCGCCTTGCCGAGGCGTTCCGCGCCAATGTCATCGACGCCAACACCGAACATTTCATCTTCGAGATCACCGGCAAGGTGTCGAAGATCGAGCAGTTCATCGCCATCATGCAGCCGCTCGGCCTAGTCGAGGTCTGCCGCACCGGTGTCGCCGCGATGAACCGCGGCCCGCAGGGGATGTAG
- a CDS encoding alpha/beta hydrolase, whose translation MMDDFTAAEIDTGETTIFVRWRGSGPPVLLLHGFPQTHLMWRGVALLLARDFTVVCADLRGYGQSGCPASAPDHAPYSKRAMARDMVTVMEQLGFQRFSVAGHDRGGRVAYRMALDHPDRIDRLAVLDILPTETTWERADARLALAFWPWSLLAQPEPLPERILSAAANAIIDNAFGEWGSSPDAFSAEVRAAYGDALGDPDHIHAICEEYRAAATIDREHDRADRASGRRILCPLLAIWSANGPIDTWYAAESGPIALWQAWADDVQGKKLEGGHFFPEEIPEQTADVLGRFLGNPGR comes from the coding sequence ATGATGGATGACTTCACAGCCGCTGAAATCGACACCGGCGAAACGACAATTTTCGTGCGCTGGCGAGGCTCAGGGCCTCCAGTGCTTTTGCTGCACGGCTTTCCGCAGACGCATTTGATGTGGCGCGGGGTCGCGCTGCTGCTTGCCCGGGATTTCACGGTCGTATGCGCCGATCTTCGCGGCTACGGGCAGAGCGGCTGCCCGGCTTCCGCGCCGGACCATGCGCCGTATTCCAAGCGCGCCATGGCGCGGGACATGGTGACCGTCATGGAGCAACTCGGATTCCAGCGCTTCTCGGTCGCCGGACACGATCGCGGCGGACGCGTCGCCTATCGCATGGCGCTCGACCATCCTGACCGTATCGACCGGCTCGCCGTACTCGACATCCTGCCGACGGAGACGACATGGGAGCGAGCCGATGCAAGGCTTGCATTGGCCTTCTGGCCATGGTCGCTGCTGGCACAGCCCGAGCCGTTGCCCGAGCGCATTCTCTCGGCAGCCGCCAATGCCATCATTGACAATGCATTCGGAGAATGGGGCTCGTCGCCCGACGCATTTTCCGCTGAGGTCCGAGCAGCCTATGGCGACGCCCTTGGCGATCCCGACCACATCCACGCAATTTGCGAGGAATATCGAGCGGCAGCGACGATTGACCGCGAGCACGACAGAGCGGATCGGGCCAGTGGGCGCCGGATACTCTGTCCACTGCTCGCCATTTGGAGTGCCAACGGACCAATCGACACCTGGTATGCCGCAGAGTCCGGACCGATCGCGCTGTGGCAGGCCTGGGCGGATGACGTTCAAGGGAAGAAGCTTGAAGGCGGCCACTTTTTCCCGGAAGAGATTCCCGAACAGACGGCCGACGTTCTCGGCCGCTTCCTTGGCAATCCAGGCCGATAA
- a CDS encoding LysE family translocator, with protein sequence MSPEAFLALLVFAFVTSVTPGPNNFMLLASGVNFGFWRTVPHMFGIAAGFATLLFRVGLGLGAVLKAYPALDLALKIAGGAYLLYLAWKIAMSRSMAAKGEVKAVPMTFLQAAAFQWVNPKAWVMAVTAMAVYTNPQAPFLSMLLVTFAFTVVNLPSVSVWAGFGMALRGFLADPARLKWFNIAMGVLLAATLWPMLR encoded by the coding sequence ATGTCTCCCGAAGCTTTCTTAGCCCTGCTGGTCTTCGCTTTCGTGACCTCGGTGACGCCGGGGCCGAACAATTTCATGCTGCTGGCGTCCGGCGTGAATTTCGGGTTCTGGCGCACAGTGCCGCATATGTTCGGCATTGCGGCCGGATTCGCCACGCTGCTTTTCAGAGTCGGCCTGGGCCTGGGCGCGGTGCTCAAGGCCTATCCGGCGCTTGACTTGGCGCTGAAAATAGCCGGCGGCGCCTATCTGCTCTATCTCGCCTGGAAAATTGCGATGTCGCGGTCGATGGCGGCGAAGGGCGAGGTGAAGGCCGTGCCGATGACGTTCCTGCAAGCCGCCGCATTCCAATGGGTCAATCCCAAGGCCTGGGTAATGGCGGTGACGGCGATGGCCGTCTACACAAACCCGCAGGCGCCGTTCCTGTCCATGCTGCTGGTCACATTCGCGTTCACCGTGGTCAATCTGCCGTCGGTGTCGGTCTGGGCCGGCTTCGGTATGGCGTTGCGCGGCTTTCTGGCCGACCCGGCCCGGCTGAAATGGTTCAACATCGCCATGGGCGTTCTGCTCGCAGCAACGCTGTGGCCGATGCTCCGATGA
- the miaA gene encoding tRNA (adenosine(37)-N6)-dimethylallyltransferase MiaA has translation MSVATSGMEKSGGGGEGRLKNAVLIAGPTASGKSALALDVAERRGGAIVNTDSMQGYSILNVLTARPTAEEMARAPHHLYGHIHPETAYSTGAWLRDVKRLMAEDAFKDKIPVFVGGTGLYFRALVEGLSEMPDIPKSVRDRWRYHLNEDGPERLHRILWREDPEAAQLLRPSDGQRIARALEVLEASGRSILKWQAEKGKPLIDRDSAEFLVIEPERAALVARIDSRFDRMLEAGALDEVRALLALKLDPALPAMKAIGVRELAAADAGELSFPEAIARAKIATRQYAKRQSTWFRHQLGPEWRRIDSN, from the coding sequence ATGAGCGTGGCGACGAGCGGCATGGAAAAATCCGGTGGCGGCGGCGAAGGGCGGCTGAAGAATGCCGTCCTGATAGCCGGGCCGACGGCCAGCGGCAAGTCGGCTCTGGCGCTAGATGTAGCCGAGCGCAGGGGAGGCGCCATCGTCAACACCGATTCCATGCAGGGATATTCGATCCTCAACGTGTTGACGGCTCGGCCGACCGCCGAAGAAATGGCGCGGGCGCCACACCACCTCTACGGCCACATCCATCCGGAGACGGCCTATTCGACCGGCGCCTGGCTGCGCGACGTGAAGCGGCTGATGGCCGAAGATGCGTTCAAGGACAAGATCCCTGTGTTCGTCGGCGGCACCGGGCTTTACTTCCGGGCGCTGGTCGAAGGGCTCTCCGAGATGCCGGATATTCCGAAATCCGTGCGCGACCGCTGGCGCTACCATCTCAACGAGGACGGGCCGGAGCGGCTGCACCGGATCCTCTGGCGAGAAGACCCGGAAGCAGCGCAACTCCTGCGACCGAGCGACGGACAGCGGATCGCTCGGGCGCTGGAGGTGCTCGAGGCCTCGGGCCGCTCGATCCTGAAGTGGCAGGCCGAAAAGGGGAAGCCGCTGATCGATCGCGACAGCGCCGAATTCCTGGTGATCGAGCCGGAGCGGGCGGCGCTGGTGGCGCGCATCGACAGCCGCTTCGACCGAATGCTGGAAGCCGGCGCGCTGGACGAAGTGCGCGCTCTGCTGGCGCTTAAGCTCGATCCGGCGCTGCCGGCCATGAAGGCGATCGGCGTGCGCGAACTGGCTGCCGCCGATGCCGGCGAGTTGTCGTTTCCCGAGGCGATCGCGCGCGCCAAGATTGCAACCAGGCAATACGCCAAGCGGCAGTCAACCTGGTTCCGCCATCAGCTCGGCCCGGAATGGCGGCGGATCGACAGCAATTGA
- a CDS encoding type II toxin-antitoxin system PemK/MazF family toxin, whose protein sequence is MTSLSAGDVVWADFDPIRGSEQGGVRPAIVLTALEFHQVSAKAVVCPVTRNPGLWPTKIRLPETMKTQGFVLADQIRTLHRSERGFRFIEHAPDEVLADVRAIVGSILGISG, encoded by the coding sequence ATGACATCTTTAAGCGCCGGTGACGTCGTATGGGCGGATTTTGATCCAATTAGAGGAAGCGAGCAGGGTGGCGTCCGCCCGGCAATCGTGCTCACCGCTTTGGAGTTTCATCAGGTTTCCGCCAAGGCTGTGGTTTGTCCTGTCACACGCAATCCGGGGCTTTGGCCAACGAAAATCCGGTTGCCTGAAACGATGAAGACACAGGGTTTTGTTCTCGCCGACCAGATCAGAACCCTTCATCGCTCCGAACGAGGTTTCCGCTTTATCGAACACGCACCGGACGAGGTTCTCGCCGACGTCCGCGCGATTGTCGGTTCAATTCTTGGCATAAGCGGCTGA
- a CDS encoding GGDEF domain-containing protein yields MRFHKSESAFFVFIAVILAAGLVTFHAYDVLRDDANSLYQPERIEGVAYLAKLLFATGVLLATALFFGIFFIFPLIRTQVKEEGKLRAMTASLSARSETLEHAALTDGLTGMQNRRYFDDALKEYLDEFRRIDKPVGLMIFDLDHFKQVNDTHGHDVGDEVLRAVAGCLKDMTRYHDVVARLGGEEFAVVAPNMDHDLLVKLAERIRKGIAAMPILSGNVRLKITASVGLAVWDRKESAEEFFRRADKQLYEAKRQGRNRVSA; encoded by the coding sequence ATGCGGTTCCACAAGTCCGAATCTGCGTTTTTCGTGTTCATCGCAGTCATACTTGCGGCCGGACTCGTGACCTTCCACGCCTATGATGTGCTTCGCGACGATGCCAATTCACTGTACCAGCCCGAGCGGATCGAAGGCGTCGCCTATCTGGCAAAGCTCCTGTTCGCAACGGGCGTGCTGCTTGCCACCGCGCTGTTCTTCGGAATTTTCTTCATCTTTCCGTTGATCCGAACGCAGGTGAAGGAAGAGGGCAAGCTCAGGGCAATGACCGCCTCGCTCAGCGCGCGCTCAGAGACACTGGAGCACGCGGCGTTGACCGACGGCCTGACCGGCATGCAGAACCGGCGCTATTTCGACGATGCGCTGAAGGAATATCTCGACGAGTTCCGCCGCATCGACAAGCCGGTCGGGCTGATGATCTTCGACCTCGACCACTTCAAGCAGGTCAACGACACGCATGGCCACGATGTCGGCGACGAGGTGCTGCGCGCCGTCGCCGGTTGCCTCAAGGACATGACGCGCTACCACGACGTGGTGGCGCGGCTGGGCGGCGAGGAATTCGCGGTGGTGGCCCCGAACATGGATCACGACCTCTTGGTCAAGCTCGCCGAGCGCATCCGCAAGGGCATCGCCGCCATGCCAATCCTGTCGGGCAATGTGCGGTTGAAGATCACGGCCAGCGTCGGGCTTGCCGTGTGGGACCGCAAGGAAAGCGCCGAGGAGTTCTTCCGGCGCGCCGACAAGCAGCTCTACGAGGCAAAGCGGCAGGGACGCAATCGCGTCAGCGCCTGA
- a CDS encoding acetolactate synthase 3 large subunit has translation MSNRQDETGRREMTGAEMVVQALKDNGVKHLFGYPGGAVLPIYDELFQQDEVQHILVRHEQGAGHAAEGYARSTGKPGVLLVTSGPGATNAVTPLQDALMDSIPLVCITGQVPTSLIGSDAFQECDTIGITRPCTKHNWLVKDVNQLAGILHEAFHVATTGRPGPVVVDVPKDVQFAKGIYTPPQTAPRTSYQPKVQGDLDKIKAAVALMADAKKPIIYSGGGVINSGPEASHLLRELVDLTGFPITSTLMGLGAYPASGKNWMGMLGMHGTYEANMAMHDCDVMICIGARFDDRITGRLNAFSPNSKKIHIDIDPSSINKNVPADVPIIGDVGRVLEDMVRLWRATAKADKKALHPWWEQIARWRARDSLAYRPNDEVIMPQYAVQRLYELTKHLDTYITTEVGQHQMWAAQHFHFEKPNRWMTSGGLGTMGYGLPAALGVQIAHPDSLVIDIAGDASVQMTIQEMSCAVQYEAPIKIFILNNQYMGMVRQWQQLLHGNRLSHSYTEAMPDFVKLAEAYGGHGIRCEKPGDLDDAIKEMISVKKPVIFDCRVAALANCFPMIPSGKAHNEMLLPDEATDEVVANAIDARGRELV, from the coding sequence ATGAGCAACCGACAGGACGAGACCGGACGGCGCGAAATGACGGGCGCCGAAATGGTCGTGCAGGCGCTGAAGGACAATGGCGTCAAGCATCTCTTCGGCTATCCCGGCGGCGCGGTCCTGCCGATCTACGACGAACTCTTTCAGCAGGACGAGGTGCAGCACATCCTGGTGCGGCACGAGCAGGGCGCAGGACACGCCGCCGAGGGCTATGCCCGCTCGACGGGGAAGCCGGGCGTTCTGCTGGTGACTTCCGGCCCCGGCGCCACGAATGCGGTGACCCCCCTGCAGGACGCGCTGATGGATTCGATCCCGCTGGTCTGCATCACCGGCCAGGTACCGACTTCACTGATCGGCTCCGACGCCTTTCAGGAATGCGATACGATCGGCATTACGCGTCCCTGCACGAAGCATAATTGGCTGGTGAAGGACGTGAATCAACTGGCAGGCATTCTGCACGAGGCGTTTCATGTCGCCACGACGGGGAGGCCGGGCCCGGTCGTTGTCGACGTTCCGAAGGACGTCCAGTTCGCGAAGGGCATCTATACGCCACCGCAGACCGCGCCGCGCACCAGCTATCAGCCCAAGGTCCAGGGCGACCTCGACAAGATCAAGGCGGCGGTCGCGCTGATGGCCGACGCAAAGAAGCCGATCATCTATTCGGGCGGCGGCGTCATCAATTCCGGTCCGGAAGCCAGCCACCTTTTGCGCGAACTGGTCGACCTGACCGGCTTTCCGATCACCTCGACGCTGATGGGGCTCGGCGCCTATCCGGCGAGCGGCAAGAACTGGATGGGCATGCTCGGCATGCACGGCACCTACGAAGCCAATATGGCGATGCACGACTGCGACGTGATGATCTGCATCGGCGCGCGCTTCGACGACCGCATCACCGGCCGGCTCAACGCGTTTTCGCCGAACTCCAAGAAGATCCACATCGATATCGATCCGTCCTCGATCAACAAGAACGTCCCCGCCGACGTGCCGATCATCGGCGATGTCGGCCGCGTGCTGGAGGACATGGTGCGGCTGTGGCGCGCGACCGCGAAAGCCGACAAGAAGGCGCTCCATCCCTGGTGGGAGCAGATCGCCCGCTGGCGCGCCCGCGATTCACTCGCCTACCGGCCGAACGACGAGGTGATCATGCCGCAATATGCGGTGCAGCGGCTCTACGAACTGACCAAGCATCTCGACACCTATATCACCACCGAGGTCGGCCAGCACCAGATGTGGGCGGCGCAGCATTTCCATTTCGAGAAGCCGAACCGCTGGATGACTTCGGGCGGTCTCGGCACGATGGGCTATGGCCTGCCGGCGGCGCTCGGCGTGCAGATTGCCCATCCGGACTCGCTGGTCATCGACATTGCCGGCGACGCCTCGGTGCAGATGACGATCCAGGAGATGAGCTGCGCGGTTCAATACGAAGCGCCGATAAAAATCTTCATCCTGAACAACCAGTATATGGGCATGGTGCGGCAGTGGCAGCAGCTGCTGCACGGCAACCGGCTGTCGCATTCCTATACCGAGGCGATGCCGGATTTCGTCAAGCTGGCGGAAGCCTATGGCGGCCACGGCATACGCTGCGAGAAACCGGGCGATCTCGACGACGCGATCAAGGAGATGATCTCGGTGAAGAAGCCGGTGATCTTCGACTGCCGGGTCGCCGCGCTCGCCAACTGCTTCCCGATGATCCCGTCGGGCAAGGCGCATAACGAGATGTTGCTGCCCGACGAGGCGACGGACGAAGTGGTGGCGAATGCGATCGACGCGAGGGGCAGGGAACTGGTGTGA
- the nthA gene encoding nitrile hydratase subunit alpha, translated as MSHDHDHHHDNELDPMAARVRALETILTQKGLIDPAAIDAIVETYETKIGPRNGSKVVAKAWSDPAYAEWLKTDATAAIASLGFTGRQGEHMQAVFNTADTHNLVVCTLCSCYPWSVLGLPPVWYKSPPYRAKAVIDPRGVLAEFGVSLPVETKIRVWDSTAELRYLVVPLRPKGTEGWSEEGLAELVTRDAMIGTGLALEPQAS; from the coding sequence ATGTCCCACGATCACGATCATCATCACGATAATGAACTCGACCCCATGGCCGCGCGGGTCAGGGCGCTGGAGACGATCCTTACGCAGAAAGGGCTGATCGACCCGGCGGCGATCGATGCCATTGTCGAGACCTACGAGACGAAGATCGGTCCGCGCAACGGCTCCAAGGTGGTCGCCAAGGCATGGAGCGATCCCGCTTACGCCGAATGGCTGAAGACGGATGCAACCGCGGCGATCGCCTCGCTCGGCTTCACAGGGCGGCAGGGCGAACACATGCAGGCGGTGTTCAACACGGCCGATACGCATAACCTCGTCGTCTGTACGCTGTGCTCCTGCTATCCGTGGTCGGTGCTCGGCCTGCCGCCGGTCTGGTACAAATCGCCGCCCTATCGTGCGAAGGCTGTGATCGATCCGCGCGGCGTTTTGGCCGAATTCGGCGTCAGCCTGCCGGTGGAGACTAAGATCCGCGTATGGGATTCGACCGCCGAACTCCGCTATCTCGTGGTGCCGCTGCGGCCGAAGGGGACTGAAGGCTGGAGCGAAGAAGGATTGGCCGAACTGGTGACGCGCGATGCGATGATCGGCACGGGACTGGCGCTGGAGCCGCAAGCCTCATGA
- a CDS encoding AbrB/MazE/SpoVT family DNA-binding domain-containing protein: MTVLQVGKWGNSSGIRLSKAVLDELGIKQGDSVQLTVKDGKAIIEPAKPKKITLEWIISEMDRLGPENEPELVDWGPDRPGERIDDEYSRGEITLDDIFKRR, encoded by the coding sequence ATGACCGTGCTACAGGTTGGCAAATGGGGCAACAGTTCCGGAATACGCCTTTCAAAGGCAGTGCTCGATGAACTCGGCATCAAGCAGGGCGACAGCGTGCAACTGACCGTCAAGGACGGCAAGGCGATCATCGAACCGGCAAAGCCGAAGAAGATCACGCTCGAGTGGATCATCTCCGAGATGGATCGGCTAGGGCCTGAAAACGAGCCCGAGCTTGTCGATTGGGGACCTGATAGGCCGGGAGAACGGATCGATGACGAGTATTCGCGTGGCGAGATAACGCTCGATGACATCTTTAAGCGCCGGTGA
- a CDS encoding XRE family transcriptional regulator: protein MTYIEDDLSRGIANRIRAERSQREWSLASLSERSGVSKAMLSAIERGETSPTAALLVRVASAFGMTLSSLIARAELRGGGLLRERDQPVWRDPDTGYIRRHLSPASDMPLELIRVEMPAGAKVSLPAESYAFIRQQIWLMEGRLEFTEGDVVHLMEQGDCLALGPPSDCTFHAPGPAAATYLVALMRGAQ, encoded by the coding sequence ATGACCTATATAGAAGACGACCTTTCGCGAGGGATCGCGAACCGGATACGAGCGGAGCGCAGCCAAAGGGAATGGTCGCTGGCCAGCCTTTCCGAACGCTCCGGCGTTTCCAAGGCCATGCTGAGCGCCATCGAGCGCGGCGAGACCAGCCCGACCGCCGCCCTTCTGGTGCGTGTGGCTTCGGCGTTCGGAATGACCTTGTCTTCGCTCATCGCGCGAGCCGAACTGCGCGGAGGGGGCCTCCTGCGGGAGAGGGACCAGCCGGTCTGGCGGGATCCCGATACAGGCTATATCCGCCGCCACCTTTCGCCCGCATCCGACATGCCGCTCGAATTGATCAGGGTCGAAATGCCCGCCGGCGCGAAGGTCAGCTTGCCGGCGGAGTCCTACGCCTTCATCAGGCAACAGATATGGCTGATGGAAGGGCGCCTGGAATTCACGGAAGGCGATGTCGTCCACCTCATGGAGCAGGGCGACTGCCTGGCGCTCGGCCCACCCAGCGACTGTACCTTTCACGCTCCCGGACCTGCTGCCGCGACCTATCTCGTCGCACTGATGCGGGGCGCCCAATGA
- the serB gene encoding phosphoserine phosphatase SerB produces the protein MPLVATLISHPARRSISQPLAKLASQAVAATAADWLADQVACDLALPAGLDTPEALAALREAVASEPVDVVVQQREGRAKKILIADMDSTMIDQECIDELADEIGVKDHVAAITARSMNGEIAFEPALRERVALLKGLDAEVIDRIISSRLTLASGGRELVATMRKHGAWTALVSGGFDVFTSRIGNMLGFHENRANRLVVEAGGLLAGTVVEPILGRAAKAQALLEISARLGLTPADAIAVGDGANDLDMIRLAGTGVALHAKRAVAAEAGFRIDHSDLTALLYIQGYRRSEFAS, from the coding sequence ATGCCGCTCGTCGCCACGCTCATATCCCATCCGGCCAGGCGTTCCATCTCGCAGCCGCTGGCGAAGCTGGCTTCGCAAGCTGTCGCTGCGACCGCGGCCGACTGGCTCGCCGATCAAGTCGCCTGCGACCTTGCTCTGCCCGCCGGCCTTGACACTCCGGAAGCCCTCGCCGCCCTCCGCGAAGCGGTCGCGTCCGAGCCGGTCGATGTCGTTGTGCAGCAGCGCGAGGGACGCGCCAAGAAAATTCTGATCGCCGATATGGATTCCACCATGATCGACCAGGAATGCATCGACGAACTCGCCGACGAGATAGGCGTCAAGGACCATGTCGCCGCCATCACCGCGCGTTCCATGAACGGCGAGATCGCCTTCGAGCCGGCGCTGCGCGAACGCGTGGCGCTGCTGAAAGGACTGGATGCCGAAGTGATCGACCGCATCATATCCAGCCGCCTGACGCTTGCCTCGGGCGGCCGCGAACTGGTGGCGACCATGAGAAAGCACGGCGCCTGGACCGCTCTGGTTTCGGGCGGCTTCGACGTGTTCACCTCGCGCATCGGCAACATGCTCGGCTTTCACGAAAACCGCGCCAATCGCCTTGTCGTCGAGGCCGGCGGGCTGCTCGCCGGAACGGTCGTCGAACCAATCCTGGGGCGCGCCGCGAAAGCTCAGGCGCTGCTGGAAATCTCCGCGCGGCTGGGCCTGACGCCAGCCGACGCCATTGCAGTCGGCGACGGCGCGAACGATCTCGACATGATCCGGCTGGCCGGCACGGGTGTCGCCTTGCATGCCAAACGGGCGGTTGCTGCCGAGGCCGGTTTCCGGATCGACCACAGCGATTTGACGGCGCTGCTCTACATCCAGGGATATCGACGCTCGGAATTCGCGTCATGA